One window from the genome of Luteithermobacter gelatinilyticus encodes:
- a CDS encoding ribonucleotide-diphosphate reductase subunit beta, which yields MSLLKERVVYKPFQYPWAYDAWLTQQRIHWLPEEIPMADDVKDWNLKLSEVEKHLLTQIFRFFTQADVEVNNCYMRHYTRVFKPTEVQMMLAAFSNMETIHVAAYSHLLDTLGMPEVEYEAFLKYQQMKDKYDYMQVWGVDTKEDIAKTLAVFGAFTEGLQLFASFAILMNFPRFNKMKGMGQVVTWSVRDETLHTNSIIKLFHTFLRENPEVWTEQLQKELTEACQTIVEHEDAFIDLAFELGDVEGLSAREVKDYIRYIADRRLTQLGLSPIYYVGNNPLPWMDEILNGIEHTNFFENRATEYSKASTRGTWEEAFE from the coding sequence ATGTCTCTCCTGAAGGAACGAGTTGTCTATAAACCTTTTCAGTACCCCTGGGCCTATGATGCCTGGCTGACCCAGCAGCGCATTCACTGGCTGCCGGAAGAAATTCCCATGGCGGATGATGTCAAGGATTGGAATCTGAAACTCTCGGAAGTGGAAAAACACCTGCTGACCCAGATCTTCCGATTTTTTACTCAGGCCGATGTGGAAGTGAACAATTGCTACATGCGCCATTACACCCGGGTGTTCAAACCCACCGAGGTGCAAATGATGCTGGCGGCCTTTTCCAATATGGAAACCATTCATGTGGCCGCCTACAGCCATCTGCTGGATACGCTGGGCATGCCGGAAGTGGAATATGAAGCCTTCCTGAAGTATCAACAGATGAAGGATAAATACGATTATATGCAGGTCTGGGGCGTGGACACCAAGGAAGACATCGCCAAAACCCTGGCCGTATTCGGCGCGTTTACCGAAGGGCTGCAGCTGTTCGCCTCCTTTGCCATTCTGATGAATTTTCCGCGGTTTAACAAAATGAAAGGCATGGGGCAGGTGGTCACTTGGTCGGTGCGCGACGAGACCCTGCACACCAACAGCATCATCAAGCTGTTCCACACCTTCCTGCGGGAAAACCCAGAGGTCTGGACCGAGCAGTTGCAGAAGGAACTTACGGAAGCCTGCCAGACCATTGTCGAACATGAAGACGCCTTTATTGATCTTGCCTTTGAACTGGGCGATGTGGAAGGCCTAAGCGCCCGGGAGGTGAAGGATTACATCCGTTATATTGCCGATCGGCGCCTGACCCAGCTGGGCCTGAGCCCGATTTATTATGTAGGCAATAACCCGCTGCCCTGGATGGACGAGATCCTGAACGGCATTGAACATACCAACTTCTTTGAAAACCGGGCCACGGAATATTCCAAGGCCTCCACCCGGGGAACCTGGGAAGAGGCGTTTGAATAA
- a CDS encoding ribonucleoside-diphosphate reductase subunit alpha has protein sequence MSVSVLTDAVQVKDHSRVETDPSRDALLTEFGKATLSDRYLMPGESYQDLFARVASYYGDDRAHSQRLYDYISRLWFMPATPVLSNGGTKRGLPISCFLNETQDSLESIVGLWNENVWLAAKGGGIGSYWGNLRSIGEKVSTNGKTSGIIPFIRVMDSQTLAISQGSLRRGSAAVYLPISHPEIEEFIEIRRPTGGDPNRKALNLHHGVVISDAFMRAVENDEEWALVSPHDGSVQRTVSARSLWIRILTARIETGEPYMLFGDHVNRNIPEHHKLAGLNVKTSNLCCEITLPTGEDHLGNQRTAVCCLSSLNLEKYDAWKDNEQFIPDIMRFLDNVLEDFIERAPDTMARAKYSAMRERSVGLGVMGFHSFLQDRMIPFESVMAQVWNKKIFTHIQEEVNKASRLLAEERGPCPDAADYGIMERFSNKTAIAPTASISIICGGASPGIEPIAANSFTQKTLSGSFAVRNRALTRLLEEKGKNTDEVWSSITVNGGSVQHLDFLSQDEKDVFKTAFELDQRWVVQHAADRAPMIDQAQSVNVFLPADVHKRDLHQIHYQAWKKGVKSLYYCRSLSIQRAESSEASKTVQQRSAEINTAQPTTEVANYEECLSCQ, from the coding sequence GTGTCGGTTTCAGTTTTAACAGATGCGGTGCAGGTCAAAGATCACTCACGGGTTGAAACGGATCCCTCGCGGGATGCCTTGTTGACGGAATTTGGCAAGGCCACGCTGTCGGATCGCTATTTGATGCCGGGAGAAAGCTATCAGGACCTTTTTGCGCGGGTGGCCAGCTATTATGGTGATGACCGGGCGCATTCCCAGCGGCTTTACGATTATATCAGCCGGTTGTGGTTCATGCCGGCAACCCCAGTCCTCAGCAATGGTGGCACCAAACGGGGTCTGCCTATTTCCTGTTTTCTCAACGAAACCCAGGACAGCCTGGAATCCATCGTCGGCCTATGGAACGAGAATGTCTGGCTTGCGGCCAAAGGCGGCGGGATTGGCAGCTATTGGGGCAATCTGCGTTCCATTGGTGAAAAGGTCAGCACCAATGGCAAAACCAGCGGCATCATCCCCTTTATCCGGGTCATGGACAGCCAAACCCTGGCGATCTCCCAAGGTTCTCTGCGGCGCGGCAGCGCGGCGGTTTATTTGCCGATCAGCCATCCGGAAATCGAGGAATTCATAGAAATCCGTCGCCCGACCGGCGGAGATCCAAACCGCAAGGCGCTTAATCTGCATCATGGTGTGGTGATTTCCGACGCGTTTATGCGGGCGGTGGAAAATGATGAGGAATGGGCGCTGGTCAGCCCTCATGACGGCAGCGTGCAGCGGACGGTCTCGGCCCGCAGCCTGTGGATTCGGATTCTTACCGCCCGAATTGAAACCGGGGAGCCGTATATGCTGTTCGGGGATCATGTGAACCGCAACATCCCGGAACATCACAAACTGGCTGGCCTGAATGTCAAAACGTCCAATCTGTGCTGCGAGATCACCCTGCCCACCGGGGAGGATCACCTGGGCAACCAACGCACGGCCGTCTGCTGCCTGTCCTCGCTGAACCTGGAAAAATATGACGCCTGGAAAGACAATGAGCAGTTCATTCCGGATATCATGCGGTTCCTCGACAATGTGCTTGAGGATTTCATCGAGCGGGCCCCGGACACCATGGCCCGGGCGAAATATTCCGCCATGCGCGAACGCAGCGTGGGGCTGGGCGTGATGGGTTTCCATTCTTTCCTGCAAGACCGGATGATTCCCTTTGAATCCGTCATGGCCCAGGTCTGGAACAAGAAAATCTTCACCCATATCCAGGAAGAGGTGAATAAGGCCTCCCGTTTGCTGGCGGAAGAACGCGGCCCCTGCCCGGATGCGGCCGATTACGGCATTATGGAACGTTTTTCCAACAAAACCGCCATTGCGCCAACGGCGTCCATTTCCATCATCTGTGGCGGCGCAAGCCCGGGAATTGAACCCATTGCCGCCAACAGCTTTACCCAGAAAACCCTGTCCGGGTCCTTTGCCGTGCGTAACCGTGCCCTGACCCGCCTGCTTGAAGAAAAAGGCAAAAATACCGACGAGGTCTGGTCTTCCATCACCGTCAATGGCGGGTCCGTGCAACATCTGGATTTCCTCAGCCAGGATGAAAAGGATGTTTTCAAGACCGCTTTTGAACTGGATCAGCGCTGGGTCGTGCAGCATGCCGCCGACCGGGCGCCGATGATCGACCAGGCGCAGTCCGTCAATGTCTTCCTGCCGGCGGATGTGCACAAACGGGACCTTCACCAGATTCATTACCAGGCCTGGAAAAAGGGTGTGAAAAGCCTGTATTATTGCCGCTCGCTGTCCATTCAGCGGGCCGAAAGCAGCGAAGCCTCCAAGACGGTTCAGCAGCGCAGCGCAGAGATAAACACTGCACAGCCGACCACCGAAGTGGCCAATTATGAAGAATGCCTGTCCTGCCAATAA
- the gltB gene encoding glutamate synthase large subunit, translating into MTHQVPLNNKGLPLAQGLYRPENERDSCGIGFVANIKGKKSHAIIEQGLRILENLTHRGAVGADPLAGDGAGILIQMPDKFMQKEAAKLNIDLPEAGKYGVLMIFLPHDERVRGKIKAKFEELVAQEGQIFLGWRRVPTDNSKFSEGVKKTEPYIAQGFVGMGDNCKTNADFELKLYIIRKQLSNAVVAMEEDTSFYYANSCSSRTVLYKGMLLAGQVGEYYQDLRDPDMETALALVHQRFSTNTFPTWSLAQPFRMVCHNGEINTVRGNVNWMAARRYSMKSKVLGDDLEKLWPLIPEGLSDTACFDNALELLVAGNYDIVHAMMMLIPEAWAGNPLMDEKRRAFYEYHAALMEPWDGPAAVAFTDGTKIGATLDRNGLRPARYLVTDDDMVILASEMGVLDIPEEKIVEKWRLQPGKMLLIDTAEGRIISDEEIKTKFATAHDYQAILNRTQIKLEDLPAESVPRDHGDVPLLKKQQAFGYTQEDMKILFPPMATSGQEALGSMGTDTPISALSDKPKLLYTYFKQNFAQVTNPPIDPIREEAVMSLVSFIGPRPNLLDLEGVGTHKRLEVRQPILSNEDLEKIRTIGDIPDNNFRTVTIDITYDAKEGAQGMEAAIERICLLAEVSVIEGDNIIILSDRKVSAERIAIPALLATSAVHHYLIRKGLRTSVGLVVETGEAREVHHFCVLAGYGAEAINPYLAFETIAELAKKLPEEVDVATVQARYIKAIDKGILKVMSKMGISTYQSYCGAQIFDAVGLNSAFIEKYFTNTKSAIEGVGLDAIARETVMRHRDAFGDNLIYRNQLDVGGEYAVRLRGEAHMWTSESISNLQHAVRGNSRDKYRAFAKLINEQSERLLTPRGLFRIKFADTPIPLDEVEPASEIVKRFATGAMSFGSISREAHTTLAIAMNRIGGKSNTGEGGEEPDRFTPDRNGDLRRSAIKQVASGRFGVTTEYLVNADDIQIKIAQGAKPGEGGQLPGHKVDPVIAKVRHSTPGVGLISPPPHHDIYSIEDLAQLIYDLKNVNPDARISVKLVSEIGVGTVAAGVSKAKADHITIAGYDGGTGASPLTSIKHAGSPWEIGLAETQQTLVLNRLRDRVCVQVDGGLKTGRDVIIGALLGADEFGFATAPLIASGCIMMRKCHLNTCPVGIATQDPVLRRKFTGKPEHVINYFFFVAEEVREIMAQMGVRKLDEIIGRSDLLEKDAAIKHWKADGLDFTRLFHKIEPFGDDKIYNARAQQHDIEDVLDRKLIEQARPALEDGTPVKIETKIGNTDRSAGAMLSGELAKRYGFKGLEDDTIHIKLKGTAGQSFGAFVAKGITMELEGEGNDYVGKGLSGGRLIVYPPAESRIVPEKSIIVGNTVLYGAITGECYFRGIAGERFAVRNSGAIAVVEGVGDHGCEYMTGGCVVVIGPTGRNFAAGMSGGIAYVLDEAGDFDRRCNLAMVELEPLPDEDAMAKLQHQSGELEGHGRVDVLRNNMSGNDRERLVTLLENHARYTNSRRAREILDNLEDYLPKFVKVMPVEYRRALEEMASAQTTLSAYTEKGA; encoded by the coding sequence ATGACCCATCAGGTGCCATTGAACAATAAGGGTCTGCCCCTTGCTCAAGGACTGTATCGTCCCGAAAATGAACGCGATTCATGCGGTATCGGTTTTGTCGCCAATATCAAAGGCAAAAAAAGCCACGCCATTATTGAGCAGGGCCTCAGAATTCTGGAGAATTTGACCCATCGCGGTGCCGTGGGGGCGGATCCCCTGGCTGGGGACGGGGCTGGCATCCTGATTCAGATGCCGGACAAATTTATGCAAAAAGAGGCCGCCAAACTGAATATTGATCTGCCGGAGGCCGGAAAATATGGGGTGTTGATGATTTTTCTGCCCCATGACGAAAGGGTGCGCGGCAAGATCAAGGCCAAGTTCGAGGAGCTGGTGGCGCAGGAAGGCCAGATCTTTTTGGGTTGGCGCCGGGTACCGACGGACAATTCCAAGTTTAGCGAAGGGGTGAAAAAAACCGAGCCCTATATTGCGCAAGGTTTCGTCGGCATGGGCGACAATTGCAAAACCAATGCGGATTTCGAACTGAAACTCTATATCATCCGCAAGCAGCTCAGCAATGCCGTGGTGGCCATGGAAGAGGATACCAGCTTCTATTACGCCAACAGCTGTTCCAGCCGCACGGTACTCTATAAAGGCATGCTGCTGGCCGGACAGGTGGGGGAATATTATCAGGACCTGCGCGATCCGGATATGGAAACCGCATTGGCGCTGGTGCATCAGCGGTTTTCCACCAATACCTTCCCCACCTGGAGCCTGGCGCAGCCATTCCGCATGGTCTGTCATAACGGGGAGATCAACACGGTACGCGGCAATGTGAACTGGATGGCCGCGCGGCGGTACAGCATGAAATCCAAGGTTCTCGGCGATGATCTGGAGAAGCTCTGGCCGCTGATTCCCGAGGGTCTGTCCGATACCGCCTGTTTCGACAATGCCCTGGAATTGCTGGTGGCCGGCAATTATGACATCGTGCATGCCATGATGATGCTGATCCCCGAAGCCTGGGCCGGCAATCCGCTGATGGATGAAAAACGCCGAGCGTTTTATGAATATCACGCAGCGCTGATGGAGCCCTGGGACGGTCCGGCAGCTGTAGCCTTTACCGATGGCACCAAGATCGGGGCCACACTGGATCGTAACGGCCTGCGTCCGGCCCGTTATCTGGTGACCGATGATGATATGGTGATCCTGGCGTCCGAAATGGGGGTGCTGGATATTCCGGAAGAAAAGATTGTGGAAAAATGGCGCCTGCAGCCGGGCAAGATGCTGCTGATCGACACGGCGGAAGGCCGCATTATTTCCGACGAGGAAATTAAAACCAAATTCGCCACCGCCCATGATTATCAGGCGATCCTCAACCGCACCCAGATCAAACTGGAGGATCTGCCGGCGGAATCCGTGCCGCGCGATCATGGGGATGTCCCGCTTTTGAAAAAACAGCAGGCTTTCGGCTATACCCAGGAAGATATGAAGATTCTGTTCCCGCCCATGGCCACCAGCGGCCAGGAGGCGCTCGGCTCCATGGGTACTGACACGCCGATTTCGGCCCTGTCCGATAAACCGAAACTGCTGTATACCTATTTCAAGCAGAATTTTGCCCAGGTCACCAACCCGCCGATCGACCCGATCCGTGAAGAGGCGGTGATGTCGCTGGTCTCCTTTATCGGGCCGCGCCCCAACCTTCTGGATCTGGAAGGGGTCGGCACCCATAAGCGGCTTGAGGTGCGCCAGCCCATTCTCAGCAACGAGGATCTGGAAAAAATCCGCACCATTGGCGACATTCCGGATAATAATTTCCGCACCGTGACCATTGACATCACCTATGACGCCAAGGAAGGGGCCCAGGGCATGGAGGCGGCCATTGAACGCATCTGCCTGCTGGCCGAGGTTTCCGTGATCGAAGGCGACAATATTATTATCCTTTCAGACCGCAAGGTGAGTGCGGAACGCATCGCCATTCCCGCGCTTCTGGCTACGTCAGCGGTGCATCATTATCTGATCCGCAAGGGGTTGAGGACCTCCGTCGGGCTGGTGGTGGAAACCGGCGAAGCGCGTGAAGTGCATCATTTCTGTGTGCTTGCCGGGTATGGCGCTGAAGCGATCAACCCTTATCTCGCCTTTGAAACCATTGCCGAACTGGCTAAAAAGCTGCCGGAAGAGGTGGATGTGGCGACGGTTCAGGCCCGTTATATCAAGGCCATTGACAAAGGCATTCTCAAGGTGATGTCCAAAATGGGCATTTCCACTTACCAATCCTATTGCGGGGCGCAGATATTTGACGCCGTAGGGCTGAACAGTGCCTTTATCGAGAAATATTTCACCAATACCAAAAGCGCCATCGAAGGGGTGGGGCTCGACGCCATTGCCCGTGAGACGGTGATGCGTCACCGGGACGCCTTTGGCGATAATCTGATATACCGCAACCAACTGGATGTGGGCGGCGAATATGCCGTGCGCCTGCGCGGCGAAGCCCATATGTGGACATCCGAAAGCATCAGCAACCTTCAGCATGCGGTGCGCGGCAACAGCCGGGACAAATACCGCGCCTTTGCCAAACTGATCAATGAACAATCGGAACGGCTGCTCACGCCGCGGGGGTTGTTCAGGATCAAATTTGCCGACACCCCCATCCCGCTGGATGAGGTGGAGCCGGCTTCTGAAATCGTCAAACGTTTCGCCACCGGGGCCATGTCTTTTGGCTCTATCAGCCGCGAGGCCCACACCACGCTGGCCATTGCCATGAACCGCATCGGCGGCAAGTCCAATACCGGCGAGGGCGGCGAGGAACCGGACCGCTTTACCCCGGACCGCAACGGTGATCTACGCCGCAGCGCCATCAAACAGGTGGCCTCCGGCCGATTTGGTGTGACCACGGAATATCTGGTCAATGCGGACGATATCCAGATCAAGATCGCCCAAGGTGCCAAGCCCGGCGAAGGCGGTCAGCTGCCCGGGCATAAGGTGGATCCGGTGATTGCCAAGGTGCGTCATTCGACGCCGGGGGTGGGGCTGATCTCTCCGCCGCCGCATCATGACATTTATTCCATCGAGGATCTGGCGCAGCTCATTTATGACCTGAAAAATGTCAACCCTGACGCCCGGATCAGTGTGAAGCTGGTCTCCGAAATCGGAGTCGGGACCGTGGCGGCCGGGGTATCCAAGGCCAAGGCCGATCATATCACCATCGCTGGTTATGATGGTGGCACGGGCGCAAGTCCGTTGACCAGCATCAAACATGCGGGCTCCCCGTGGGAAATCGGCCTCGCCGAAACCCAGCAAACCCTGGTGCTGAACCGGTTGCGGGACCGGGTGTGCGTGCAGGTGGATGGCGGCCTCAAGACCGGGCGCGACGTGATCATCGGGGCGTTGCTGGGGGCCGACGAATTCGGTTTTGCCACCGCTCCCCTGATTGCCAGCGGCTGTATCATGATGCGCAAATGCCATCTGAATACCTGCCCGGTAGGCATCGCAACCCAGGATCCGGTTCTGCGCCGTAAATTCACCGGCAAACCGGAACATGTGATCAATTATTTCTTTTTTGTTGCCGAAGAAGTGCGCGAAATCATGGCCCAAATGGGCGTGCGCAAATTGGATGAAATCATCGGTCGTTCCGATCTTTTGGAAAAAGATGCGGCGATCAAACACTGGAAAGCCGATGGCCTGGACTTCACCAGACTGTTCCACAAGATCGAACCGTTCGGGGATGACAAAATCTATAACGCCCGGGCCCAGCAACACGATATTGAGGACGTGCTGGATCGCAAGTTGATCGAGCAGGCCCGCCCCGCCCTGGAAGACGGCACGCCGGTCAAGATTGAAACCAAGATCGGCAATACGGACCGTTCCGCCGGCGCCATGCTGTCCGGCGAGCTGGCCAAACGGTATGGCTTCAAGGGGCTTGAGGATGACACCATTCATATCAAGCTCAAGGGGACGGCGGGCCAGAGCTTCGGGGCCTTTGTCGCCAAGGGCATTACGATGGAGCTGGAAGGAGAAGGCAATGATTATGTGGGCAAAGGCCTGTCCGGCGGCCGGCTGATTGTTTATCCCCCCGCCGAAAGCAGGATTGTGCCGGAAAAAAGTATCATTGTCGGCAATACGGTGCTCTATGGCGCCATCACCGGGGAATGTTATTTCCGCGGTATTGCCGGCGAACGGTTTGCGGTGCGCAACTCCGGCGCCATTGCCGTGGTGGAAGGGGTTGGCGACCATGGTTGTGAATATATGACCGGGGGCTGTGTGGTGGTGATTGGCCCCACGGGACGCAACTTTGCCGCCGGTATGAGCGGTGGGATCGCCTATGTGCTTGATGAAGCCGGTGACTTTGATCGCCGGTGTAATCTGGCGATGGTCGAGCTGGAGCCGTTGCCGGATGAGGATGCCATGGCGAAACTGCAGCACCAGTCCGGTGAGCTGGAAGGCCACGGACGGGTGGATGTGCTGCGTAACAATATGTCCGGCAACGATCGGGAACGCCTGGTCACCCTGCTGGAAAACCATGCCCGTTATACGAACAGCCGGCGGGCGCGGGAAATTCTGGATAATCTGGAGGATTATCTGCCCAAATTCGTCAAGGTCATGCCGGTGGAATACCGCCGGGCGCTGGAGGAAATGGCCTCTGCCCAGACTACGTTGTCAGCGTATACCGAGAAGGGAGCATAA
- the hrpB gene encoding ATP-dependent helicase HrpB, with amino-acid sequence MTDTIKDIVRHTALPVREILQDLGRKLRQTPSVVLQAPPGAGKTTLVPLFLLSEGLAGNERAATGRILMLEPRRLAARAAARRMAAMIGEKVGETIGYKVRLDSRVSDKTRIEVVTEGVFIRYLQEDPSLDGIGLVIFDEFHERSLDTDLGLALTLDCQRGLREDLKLLIMSATLDGDRVAALLNNAPVITSAGRSYPVDIRYLDRPVQGAVEQAVAATVGRALREETGSVLAFLPGAAEIRRTAALIAEQAGNDILICPLFGQMSGEDQDRAIEPAPPGQRKVVLATDIAETSLTIDGIRIVVDSGLARRPHYDVQSGMSGLDTIRISRASADQRAGRAGRLEPGLCFRLWPEPEQRGLLPYTPPEITQADLTPLMLQLACWGVRDSGELRWLDSPDNAKIEAAREVLTSLGALDANGMITAHGRDMVALGMHPRLAHMVLKAREMGLGWLAVDVAALLSERDILKLREPEADFRLRLEALAMVAQNETGQARRLGADIAACRRVLRQAKQWMKELGIKKRPGQSLEKAGLCLALAYPERIAGNRQRLSASSQRQGQFQLAGGRGAVLPPEDSLAAEDFLAVASLDKGTRDARIFLAAPLHLYDLEDHFEDRITRETLIRWDTRSAAVLSQNRRLFGRLVLQDTPLADPPADLVATALIDGIRRMGLGCLPWDRKSLSLRERVAFIRQHRETNLPDLSEKALTDTLEDWLMPYLDGMRRKEDLGKLDLYAILTDLLGWHAQQELDRLAPPRITVPSGSSMAIDYSQDPPVLAVRMQEMFGATETPAVLEGEVKLLVHLLSPAQRPLQVTQDLAGFWASGYETVKKEMKGRYPKHYWPDDPRQATPTRRTKPRS; translated from the coding sequence ATGACAGACACCATAAAGGATATTGTTCGGCACACCGCACTGCCCGTCCGGGAGATCCTGCAGGATCTGGGCCGGAAGTTGCGCCAAACCCCATCAGTCGTGTTACAGGCCCCACCCGGCGCCGGGAAAACCACTCTGGTGCCGCTGTTTTTGTTAAGCGAGGGGCTTGCGGGAAACGAAAGGGCGGCAACCGGACGTATCCTGATGCTGGAGCCGCGCCGTCTGGCGGCCCGGGCAGCGGCCCGGCGTATGGCGGCCATGATCGGTGAGAAAGTTGGCGAAACCATCGGCTATAAAGTGCGTCTCGACAGCAGGGTAAGTGACAAAACCCGCATCGAAGTGGTGACCGAAGGGGTTTTTATTCGCTATCTCCAGGAAGATCCGTCCCTGGACGGAATCGGGCTAGTCATCTTTGATGAGTTTCACGAACGGTCGCTGGATACAGATCTGGGGCTGGCGCTCACCCTGGATTGCCAGCGGGGCCTGCGTGAGGACCTCAAACTGTTGATCATGTCTGCCACTCTGGACGGGGACCGGGTGGCGGCACTGCTGAACAACGCCCCGGTCATCACCAGCGCCGGCCGCAGTTATCCGGTGGACATCCGGTATCTGGACCGCCCGGTGCAGGGGGCTGTGGAACAAGCCGTAGCAGCAACTGTAGGCCGCGCTCTGCGGGAGGAGACAGGCAGTGTGCTGGCCTTTCTGCCGGGGGCCGCGGAAATCCGCCGCACCGCCGCACTGATTGCGGAACAGGCGGGCAATGACATACTGATCTGTCCACTTTTCGGCCAGATGAGCGGCGAGGATCAGGACCGGGCCATTGAACCCGCCCCGCCCGGGCAACGCAAGGTGGTGCTGGCCACCGATATTGCAGAAACCAGCCTGACCATTGACGGCATTCGCATCGTCGTGGACAGCGGCCTTGCCCGCCGCCCCCACTATGATGTGCAAAGCGGCATGAGCGGACTGGACACCATACGAATCTCCCGGGCCTCGGCGGATCAGCGGGCCGGACGGGCCGGACGACTTGAACCGGGGCTTTGCTTCCGACTCTGGCCAGAACCGGAACAGCGCGGCCTGCTGCCGTATACGCCGCCCGAAATCACCCAGGCGGATCTCACGCCGCTGATGCTGCAACTGGCCTGTTGGGGGGTAAGGGATAGCGGCGAACTCCGTTGGCTGGACTCGCCGGATAACGCAAAAATCGAAGCGGCGCGGGAGGTGCTTACCTCCCTCGGGGCGCTGGATGCCAACGGCATGATCACGGCCCATGGCCGGGATATGGTGGCGCTGGGCATGCATCCGCGCTTGGCTCATATGGTGTTGAAGGCCCGGGAAATGGGGCTGGGGTGGCTGGCCGTGGATGTGGCAGCCCTTTTAAGTGAACGGGACATTCTTAAGCTTCGGGAACCGGAAGCCGATTTCCGGTTGCGGCTGGAAGCCCTGGCCATGGTGGCCCAGAATGAAACGGGGCAGGCCCGGCGGCTCGGGGCCGACATTGCCGCCTGTCGTCGGGTGCTGCGACAGGCGAAACAGTGGATGAAAGAACTGGGCATCAAAAAACGTCCCGGACAGTCCCTGGAAAAAGCCGGGCTGTGTCTGGCGCTGGCTTATCCCGAACGGATTGCCGGCAACCGGCAGCGTCTTTCCGCTTCGTCCCAGCGGCAGGGCCAGTTCCAGCTGGCGGGGGGCCGGGGCGCCGTCCTCCCCCCAGAAGATTCACTGGCGGCTGAGGATTTTCTGGCCGTCGCCAGCCTGGACAAAGGCACCCGGGATGCCCGGATTTTTCTGGCGGCGCCGTTGCACCTTTATGACCTGGAAGACCATTTCGAGGACCGGATCACCCGGGAAACGCTCATCCGCTGGGACACCCGCAGCGCCGCCGTCCTCAGTCAAAACCGCCGGTTGTTTGGTCGGTTGGTGTTGCAGGACACCCCCCTGGCGGATCCGCCGGCGGATCTGGTTGCCACTGCCCTGATTGACGGAATCCGGCGTATGGGACTGGGCTGTCTGCCTTGGGATCGAAAAAGCCTGTCACTCAGGGAACGGGTGGCGTTTATACGCCAACACCGCGAAACCAACCTGCCAGACCTGTCAGAAAAGGCGCTGACGGATACGCTGGAAGACTGGCTGATGCCGTATCTTGACGGGATGCGGCGCAAGGAGGATCTGGGAAAGCTGGATCTTTATGCCATCCTGACCGACTTGCTCGGCTGGCACGCCCAACAGGAACTGGACCGGTTGGCCCCGCCCCGCATCACGGTACCCAGCGGGTCGTCCATGGCCATAGATTACAGCCAGGATCCGCCGGTTCTGGCGGTACGGATGCAGGAAATGTTCGGGGCCACGGAAACACCAGCGGTGCTTGAGGGTGAAGTAAAGCTCCTTGTCCACCTTTTGTCCCCGGCGCAGCGTCCGCTGCAGGTCACCCAGGATCTGGCCGGGTTCTGGGCCAGCGGTTATGAGACCGTCAAAAAGGAGATGAAAGGCCGCTATCCGAAACATTACTGGCCCGATGATCCGCGACAGGCCACACCGACACGGCGGACCAAACCGCGCAGCTGA